One stretch of Amycolatopsis sp. NBC_00345 DNA includes these proteins:
- a CDS encoding acetoin utilization protein AcuC: MASPAVVWDSALLGYDLGGEHPFNPVRLELTVRLATELGVLDGVELLVPSAAGDEELLRVHAPEYLAAVREAPLVGWDVGHGLGTTDNPVFSGMHDASALVVGSTLLAARKIADGEVKRAVNIAGGLHHAMRDHASGFCVYNDCSVAISWLLDHGFDRIAYVDTDVHHGDGVQAAFYDDPRVLTVSLHQHPFTLWPGTGYSAETGKDKAAGTAVNVPLPPHTRDPGWLRAFNAVVPSLLAEFEPQILVTQCGVDSHEEDPLADLSLSVDGHRTIYATLRDLAETYAGGRWLAVGGGGYQLIRVVPRSWTHLIATVLDRDVAPETPLPPGWVDAVTRAAPTAEIPRAMTDDRDTTFKPWGDDADEPVDIAIRDTRRAVFPLHGLDPDDPRD, from the coding sequence ATGGCCTCGCCTGCTGTCGTCTGGGATTCCGCGCTGCTGGGGTACGACCTCGGCGGTGAGCATCCGTTCAACCCCGTCCGGCTGGAGCTCACGGTGCGGCTCGCGACGGAGCTCGGGGTGCTGGACGGGGTGGAGCTGCTCGTGCCGTCCGCCGCGGGGGACGAGGAGCTGCTGCGGGTCCACGCGCCCGAGTACCTCGCCGCCGTGCGGGAGGCGCCGCTGGTCGGGTGGGACGTCGGGCACGGGCTGGGCACGACCGACAACCCCGTGTTCAGCGGGATGCACGACGCGTCCGCGCTGGTGGTCGGGTCGACGCTGCTCGCCGCGCGCAAGATCGCCGACGGCGAGGTCAAGCGGGCGGTGAACATCGCGGGCGGGCTGCACCACGCGATGCGCGACCACGCGTCCGGCTTCTGCGTCTACAACGACTGCTCGGTCGCCATTTCGTGGCTGCTCGACCACGGCTTCGACCGCATCGCCTACGTCGACACCGACGTGCACCACGGCGACGGCGTCCAGGCCGCCTTCTACGACGACCCGCGGGTGCTCACCGTTTCGCTGCACCAGCACCCGTTCACGCTCTGGCCCGGCACCGGCTACTCCGCCGAGACCGGCAAGGACAAGGCCGCCGGCACCGCCGTGAACGTGCCGCTGCCGCCGCACACACGGGACCCCGGGTGGCTGCGGGCGTTCAACGCCGTGGTGCCCTCGCTGCTCGCGGAGTTCGAGCCGCAGATCCTCGTCACGCAGTGCGGCGTCGACTCCCACGAGGAGGACCCGCTCGCCGACCTTTCGCTGTCCGTCGACGGGCACCGCACGATCTACGCCACCCTGCGCGACCTCGCCGAGACCTACGCCGGCGGGCGCTGGCTGGCCGTCGGCGGGGGCGGCTACCAGCTGATCCGCGTGGTCCCGCGCTCGTGGACGCACCTGATCGCGACGGTGCTCGACCGCGACGTCGCGCCGGAGACGCCGCTGCCGCCGGGCTGGGTCGACGCCGTCACGCGCGCCGCGCCGACCGCGGAGATCCCGCGCGCCATGACCGACGACCGGGACACGACGTTCAAGCCGTGGGGCGACGACGCCGACGAGCCCGTGGACATCGCGATCCGGGACACCCGCCGCGCCGTCTTCCCGCTGCACGGCCTGGACCCGGACGATCCGAGGGACTGA